A genomic window from Accipiter gentilis chromosome 1, bAccGen1.1, whole genome shotgun sequence includes:
- the KLHDC7A gene encoding kelch domain-containing protein 7A yields the protein MPQRVTLPWQSDMQLAGKLVLSAAALLLLTLAYRFYKSRSLAGGKIPPADTGGEQRENAARDGDGDGATGLRRRRVFGGEVRRDGRDGEASGQASSRGTWHMPAQGDRSLPRGEEEEEEEEGEEMVSKPGLTHSGAGMARRGSELGSELGSEMGSKSGNEPGIELESDPGSKPGIEPGSELASEPGSEPGSNQASEPGSKPSSYDPGDAAETLSSHREEGMLAPSTGLSPGIANAQMAGDGCAQSMEQDLAVGSVSPEAKGCWGMVQTLSVTSDLGLKMTASSAGSDTSYSFSSVAKIQVEENYIPEQRAKDGARQPVSGLKGKVYDYCVQSISQSVSKKRCLPYIPLGTSQHCSLEQVKEKLQSFATQEPDPASAIQDPTTSSIVPPPTGSLEISPEPPSPGRKDSILQIADSPHLQLPMEGFGVTVPASTPPASPRPGLVASAGLFQMPPPTHLDLGNCYEVLCTAKAQKLSHLQEAAYKVMSDNYLQVLRTPSIYGRLNAGERELILQQRMKGKMYMAVADINVQEPGLQTSRLCYYDDGGDRWHHLCHVPPEVVSRGCAMCSMFNYLFVVAGCEGTGQMQRPSNRVFCYDPLTGIWREICPLNQARPHCKLVALDGHLYAIGGECLYTVERYNPRQDRWTFTAPLPHDTFAVAHTATVCDGEIYVTGGTLRYMLLRYTARSDSWRVTLAGGGKDRTAEMVSANGFIYRFDLHRSMGIGVYRCSAKAKLWYECATYALPNPSSFQCAVMGSLVHCVGRRFHIRFLADHISPRFGTKELQPFPSPRGSILPAVLVLPEGGTAQTQV from the coding sequence ATGCCCCAGCGAGTAACCCTGCCCTGGCAGTCCGACATGCAGCTGGCCGGCAAGCTGGTCCTCTCCGCCGCCGCTCTGCTCCTCCTGACTTTGGCATACAGGTTTTATAAGTCTCGCTCGCTTGCCGGGGGCAAAATCCCGCCGGCCGATacgggaggagagcagagggaaaaCGCTGCCCGGGATGGGGATGGCGACGGTGCGACAGGTCTGCGACGGAGGAGGGTGTTTGGTGGGGAGGTGAGGAGGGATGGCAGGGATGGAGAAGCGAGCGGTCAAGCAAGCAGCCGTGGGACATGGCACATGCCCGCCCAGGGGGATCGAAGTCTGCcaaggggtgaggaggaggaggaggaggaggaaggagaggagatggTTTCTAAACCAGGGCTGACTCACAGCGGAGCGGGGATGGCCAGGAGGGGAAGCGAGCTGGGAAGCGAGCTGGGAAGTGAGATGGGAAGTAAGTCAGGAAACGAGCCAGGAATTGAGCTGGAAAGTGATCCGGGAAGCAAGCCAGGAATCGAGCCGGGAAGCGAGCTGGCAAGTGAGCCAGGAAGCGAGCCGGGAAGTAATCAGGCAAGTGAGCCAGGAAGCAAGCCGAGCTCTTATGACCCTGGGGATGCAGCCGAAACACTGAGCAGCCACAGGGAGGAGGGCATGCTCGCACCAAGCACCGGGCTTTCCCCAGGGATCGCTAATGCCCAGATGGCAGGTGATGGATGCGCCCAAAGCATGGAGCAGGATTTGGCTGTTGGAAGTGTGAGCCCGGAGGCCAAGGGGTGCTGGGGGATGGTTCAGACCCTCAGTGTCACCTCGGACCTGGGTCTAAAAATGACAGCAAGCAGCGCAGGGTCAGACACCTCCTACTCTTTCTCCTCGGTCGCAAAGATCCAGGTGGAGGAGAACTACATCCCCGAGCAGCGGGCAAAGGACGGGGCCAGGCAGCCGGTCTCTGGCCTCAAAGGCAAAGTCTACGACTACTGTGTCCAGTCCATCTCCCAGTCCGTGTCGAAGAAGAGGTGCCTCCCCTACATCCCTCTGGGAACATCCCAGCACTGCAGCTTAGAGCAGGTCAAGGAAAAACTGCAGAGCTTTGCAACCCAGGAGCCAGACCCAGCCTCAGCAATACAGGATCCCACCACCTCCTCCATAGTTCCACCACCTACGGGGAGCTTGGAGATCTCCCCTGAGCCACCATCACCTGGCCGCAAGGACAGCATCCTCCAGATTGCCGACAGCCCCCACCTCCAGCTGCCCATGGAGGGTTTTGGGGTCACGGTGCCAGCCAGCACACCACCTGCAAGTCCCCGACCAGGGCTGGTTGCCAGTGCTGGCCTCTTCCAAATGCCACCACCCACCCACCTGGACCTGGGGAACTGCTATGAGGTCCTCTGCACAGCCAAGGCGCAGAAgctcagccacctccaggaagcCGCCTACAAGGTGATGAGTGACAACTACCTGCAAGTACTGAGGACACCCTCCATCTACGGCCGTCTCAACGCCGGTGAGCGGGAGCTCATCCTGCAGCAGAGGATGAAGGGGAAGATGTACATGGCTGTGGCAGACATCAACGTGCAGGAGCCTGGCCTCCAGACCAGCCGCCTGTGCTACTACGATGACGGAGGGGACCGCTGGCATCACCTCTGCCACGTGCCACCCGAGGTGGTCTCCCGGGGGTGCGCCATGTGCAGCATGTTCAACTACCTCTTCGTGGTGGCCGGCTGTGAGGGCACAGGCCAGATGCAGAGACCCTCCAACCGTGTCTTCTGCTACGATCCCCTGACTGGCATCTGGAGGGAGATCTGCCCCCTGAACCAAGCACGGCCGCACTGCAAGCTTGTGGCCTTGGATGGCCACCTTTACGCCATTGGTGGCGAGTGCCTCTACACGGTGGAGCGCTACAACCCCCGGCAGGACCGCTGGACCTTCACCGCACCCCTGCCCCATGACACCTTTGCCGTGGCCCACACGGCCACGGTGTGTGATGGGGAGATCTATGTGACGGGGGGCACCTTGCGCTACATGCTGCTGCGTTACACTGCCCGCTCAGACAGCTGGAGGGTCACCCTGGCCGGTGGTGGCAAGGACAGGACAGCTGAGATGGTGAGCGCTAACGGCTTCATCTACCGCTTTGACCTCCATCGCAGCATGGGCATCGGCGTCTACCGCTGCAGCGCCAAGGCCAAGCTATGGTATGAGTGTGCCACCTATGCCTTGCCCAACCCATCCAGCTTCCAGTGCGCCGTGATGGGCAGCCTGGTCCACTGTGTTGGCCGGCGCTTCCACATACGCTTCTTGGCCGACCACATCTCACCACGCTTTGGGACCAAGGAGCTTCAGCCCTTCCCATCACCCCGTGGCAGCATCCTCCCAGCCGTCCTGGTGCTGCCAGAGGGAGGGACGGCGCAAACACAGGTTTGA
- the IGSF21 gene encoding immunoglobulin superfamily member 21, translating to MRTMSPLLLCLLLWDLLDLVLAYLTVSIEPLPPVVVGDAVTLKCNFKTDGKMREIVWYRVTDGGTIKQKIFTFDAMFSTNFSHMENYRKREDLVYQSTVRLPEVRISDNGPYECHVGIYDRATREKVVLASGNIFLNVMAPPTSISVLAADTPAPFSRYQAQNFTLVCVVSGGKPAPLVYFKRDGEPIEATPLPEPPAGTGSWAPRNLLHRDLDDTKVPKSLAAEGEVGGGRPLATADPPRGLAAERGPVTETIPETVVSREFPRWVHVAEPIYYFRHTHAPVSDGTVEARATLTWTLNPQIDNEALFSCEVKHPALSMPMQSEVTLVAPKGPKITMTPTRARVGDTVRILVQGFQNEVFPEPLFTWTRVGSRLLDGSTEHDGKELVLERVPAELNGSMYRCTAQNPLGSTDTHTRLIVFENPNIPRGTEDSNGSLTGHRSFRLVLALTLTVILELT from the exons cCTACCTGACAGTCAGCATTGAGCCGCTGCCACCCGTGGTGGTGGGAGATGCCGTCACCCTGAAATGCAACTTCAAGACAGATGGGAAGATGCGGGAGATCGTCTGGTACCGG gtcaCTGATGGTGGCACCATCAAGCAGAAGATCTTCACCTTCGATGCCATGTTCTCCACCAATTTCTCGCACATGGAAAATTATCGGAAGAGGGAGGATCTGGTCTACCAGTCCACTGTGCG cctccccgaGGTTCGCATTTCGGACAACGGTCCCTACGAGTGTCACGTGGGGATTTACGACCGAGCCACGCGGGAGAAAGTGGTCCTGGCCTCTGGGAACATATTCCTTAACGTGATGG CTCCTCCGACATCCATCTCGGTGCTCGCTGCTGACACGCCGGCACCCTTCAGCCGCTACCAGGCACAGAACTTCACCCTGGTGTGTGTGGTCTCTGGTGGCAAACCCGCACCGCTG GTGTACTTCAAGCGGGACGGGGAGCCCATCGAGGCCACTCCGCTGCCGGAGCCGCCGGCCGGCACCGGGAGCTGGGCACCCCGTAACCTCCTTCACCGTGACCTGGATGACACCAAGGTGCCAAAATCACTGGCGGCCGAAGGGGAGGTGGGAGGTGGGCGACCCCTGGCCACGGCGGACCCCCCGCGGGGGCTGGCAGCCGAGCGGGGTCCCGTCACCGAAACCATCCCTGAAACGGTGGTGAGCCGGGAATTCCCACGATGGGTGCACGTGGCGGAGCCCATCTACTATTTCCGCCACACGCACGCGCCCGTCAGCGATGGGACGGTGGAGGCGCGGGCCACCCTCACCTGGACCCTGAACCCCCAAATTGACAACGAGGCGCTTTTCAGCTGCGAGGTGAAGCACCCGGCGCTCTCCATGCCCATGCAGTCCGAGGTGACGCTTG TTGCTCCCAAGGGCCCGAAAATCACGATGACCCCGACGAGAGCCCGCGTCGGAGACACTGTGCGGATCTTGGTGCAGGGCTTCCAG AACGAAGTCTTCCCTGAGCCCCTCTTCACCTGGACGCGGGTGGGGAGCCGGCTCCTTGATGGCAGCACCGAGCACGACGGCAAGGAGCTGGTGCTGGAGCGGGTGCCGGCTGAGCTCAACGGCTCCATGTACCGCTGCACCGCCCAGAACCCCCTGGGCTCCACTGACACTCACACCCGGCTCATCGTTTTCG AAAACCCCAATATTCCCAGAGGAACAGAGGACTCCAACG GTTCACTCACCGGCCACCGCAGCTTCAGACTAGTTTTGGCGCTCACCCTAACAGTGATCCTGGAGCTAACGTGA